In Trichoderma asperellum chromosome 1, complete sequence, a single window of DNA contains:
- a CDS encoding uncharacterized protein (TransMembrane:12 (i100-123o143-160i172-191o197-219i231-254o280-302i377-398o427-454i474-495o507-533i545-568o580-599i)~EggNog:ENOG41), with the protein MASSHARSASNDFASGVLLDPLRPRKILDLPDGAWSPNEQLGQAVIPTVDEVDDTNANGRSSYDFESLRPLTPMTPMEKAQAKNSSGPVTWMSLPRKDQLLILFLSRFVDFLQVASLQAYVFYQLKTFDDSLTDAHISQQAGILQGCFTGAQVMTAILWGKAADATWCGRKWVLVIGLAGTAISCLGYGFATTFAWAAFWRVFGGAINGTVGIIRTMIAEITKEKKYQSRAFLILPMSFNVAGILGPIMGGMLADSNKTLPGLFGENAVFGFQWIRDYPYALPSLVNAVSLSIVTLIVFLFLEETSRVRQNKFDVGLHLGNQIKAALLGEKQSDNYARVPAWEHHTLENFEDKNIPVSKPAPSLKQLPFRLLWTRNVLFTLLTGAFYDFHLGAFGNMWSLFLSTPRYLAPAARDPETPTPMRRDLPLLFTGGLGMPASTVGVATSFLGIIGMLLQVTLYPPIQARLGTMRSFQWFLFLFPLAYFVAPYLSILPSWSPAPEPASGGFIWLGIIGILFLQVMARTFTLPASIILLNNCSPHPSVLGTIHGLGQSVSALFRTVGPVVGGWWYGYGLDIGMVAWGWWGVAAMSALACGTALGMHDGSGHEIFLEGEQDEME; encoded by the exons ATGGCGTCTTCGCACGCTAGATCTGCCAGCAACGACTTTGCTTCAGGAGTACTGCTAGATCCTCTTCGACCTCGAAAAATTCTAGATTTGCCGGATGGGGCCTGGTCTCCCAATGAGCAGCTTGGGCAAGCAGTAATTCCCACTGTCGACGAAGTAGACGATACCAATGCCAATGGCCGCTCTAGCTACGATTTCGAGTCCCTGCGGCCGCTGACGCCAATGACGCCAATGGAGAAAGCACAAGCCAAGAATTCTTCAGGACCAGTGACGTGGATGTCTCTCCCGCGAAAAGACCAGCTTCTTATCCTGTTCCTCTCTCGATTCGTCGATTTCCTGCAGGTGGCGTCGCTGCAAGCATACGTCTTCTACCAGCTCAAGACCTTCGACGACTCTCTTACAGACGCCCATATTTCTCAGCAGGCGGGGATATTGCAAGGATGTTTCACCGGCGCCCAGGTGATGACGGCCATTTTATGGGGTAAAGCTGCCGATGCAACTTGGTGTGGCCGCAAATGGGTCTTGGTGATTGGACTCGCTGGAACGGCTATATCGTGCTTGGGCTACGGCTTTGCGACGACTTTTGCCTGGGCCGCGTTTTGGAGGGTCTTTGGTGGTGCCATCAACGGGACTGTGGGCATTAT CCGGACCATGATTGCCGAAATcaccaaagagaagaagtatCAATCTCGAGCATTTCTGATTCTTCCCATGAGCTTCAACGTTGCTGGGATTCTGGGCCCGA TCATGGGAGGCATGTTGGCCGATTCCAACAAAACTCTTCCTGGACTTTTTGGAGAAAATGCCGTCTTTGGGTTTCAGTGGATTCGGGACTACCCATATGCCCTGCCGAGTCTCGTCAACGCCGTCAGCTTATCCATTGTAACCTTGATagtatttctctttttggaaGAA ACATCACGAGTACGGCAGAACAAGTTCGACGTCGGGCTCCATCTCGGAAATCAAATCAAGGCCGCCTTATTGGGTGAAAAACAGTCTGACAACTATGCTCGCGTTCCCGCCTGGGAGCATCACACTCTGGAGAATTTCGAAGACAAGAATATACCTGTGTCGAAGCCCGCGCCCTCGCTGAAACAGCTCCCCTTTCGCCTCCTTTGGACGCGGAACGTCTTATTCACGCTGCTAACTGGTGCTTTTTACGACTTCCATCTCGGCGCCTTTGGCAACATGTGGTCGCTGTTCCTGTCAACTCCCCGGTATCTTGCTCCGGCTGCAAGGGACCCAGAGACCCCCACCCCTATGCGTCGAGATCTCCCTCTCTTGTTCACAGGTGGGCTGGGAATGCCGGCATCGACAGTTGGCGTTGCGACGTCTTTCCTCGGCATAATAggcatgctgctgcaggtgACTTTGTATCCCCCCATCCAAGCCCGTCTCGGCACAATGAGATCCTTCCAAtggtttctgtttctcttcccACTGGCATATTTCGTCGCCCCCTATCTCTCCATATTGCCATCCTGGTCGCCGGCACCCGAGCCCGCCTCGGGAGGCTTCATCTGGTTAGGCATCATcggcatcctcttcctccaggTCATGGCCCGGACGTTTACCCTCCCGGCCAGCATCATCCTGCTCAACAACTGCAGCCCGCACCCCAGCGTTCTAGGCACGATCCACGGCCTAGGGCAGAGTGTATCTGCGCTCTTCCGCACCGTCGGCCCGGTGGTGGGGGGCTGGTGGTACGGTTATGGGCTGGATATCGGCATGGTGGCCTGGGGTTGGTGGGGAGTGGCTGCAATGTCAGCTTTGGCTTGTGGAACTGCATTAGGCATGCATGATGGCAGCGGGCATGAGATTTTCCTGGAGGGAGAGCAGGACGAGATGGAGTAG
- a CDS encoding uncharacterized protein (EggNog:ENOG41), which translates to MDAPGYNEPKMGHFVFNEAPKRYSFSHSPDSIRSATTPGTPDDVRTVFGDPIPIPGAQASSVPTTGATAVLSAFTHQPASSLTPANEFGSTAAGSSKQAPGREVPRFISSSFGLSNPSSQIWGPPATRLGKSTDVDKQTAAAAAAHARWGSLDAHMDPRDVFARQENLIARPSPFMANQTRLPMADSMLSRPYNPRVSNRQSFGYQAFAQQNEPLRYNHEAESTPMERHISATSNMSNSSFDLSELQNALLSSACSESATSQPLGIDILRISSPRASPIQQFTSTSLPAQVPVSVATGGFLPMQAVMQQTPPRAFTTELSTSAPNTSKFSTRYHGMHTETNASAEHLAPEENCALWLTNLPPGVTIHQLLKGIRNVGRVWCSYINYPDYVTHQTAAAKVVFFTPEAAQQLLSVSWTRGLFVQGYRVKVSHNRIKYGSHAIAGKMSRVLIITGHAEFVNEATLTKFFKDRFIFQLDEVTELIKAGGRAVMEFKFGSYRCQSQMGKMSLEKDRPRGLEKVEFGDDPCEVGDTMSSYGIAAERIQGRGL; encoded by the coding sequence CTCCTTCTCCCACTCTCCTGATAGCATCAGGAGTGCCACCACTCCCGGCACTCCAGATGATGTTCGAACCGTTTTTGGGGATCCAATCCCCATTCCTGGTGCCCAAGCCTCTTCTGTTCCTACCACCGGTGCCACAGCAGTTCTCAGCGCTTTTACCCATCAACCCGCCAGTTCCCTCACGCCAGCGAACGAGTTTGGTAGCACTGCTGCAGGCAGCTCCAAGCAGGCTCCCGGCCGCGAGGTTCCTcgcttcatcagcagcagctttggtcTTAGCAATCCCTCCTCTCAGATTTGGGGTCCGCCAGCAACGCGTCTCGGCAAGAGCACCGATGTTGACAAGCagactgctgccgctgccgctgctcacGCACGATGGGGCTCTTTGGACGCCCACATGGACCCCAGAGATGTGTTCGCTCGCCAGGAGAACCTGATTGCTCGCCCATCGCCATTCATGGCTAACCAAACTCGTCTCCCTATGGCAGACAGCATGCTTTCTCGCCCATACAACCCCCGAGTTTCTAACCGGCAATCGTTTGGTTACCAAGCATTCGCACAGCAGAATGAGCCCCTCCGCTACAACCATGAAGCTGAATCAACTCCCATGGAACGCCATATATCCGCTACTTCCAACATGAGCAACTCGTCCTTCGATCTTTCGGAGCTTCAAAACGCTCTTCTCAGCTCTGCCTGTTCTGAGTCTGCTACTAGTCAGCCTCTGGGAATCGACATCCTTCGCATATCTTCTCCTAGAGCCTCTCCTATCCAACAATTTACCTCTACTTCTCTTCCAGCTCAAGTGCCAGTTAGCGTCGCGACCGGAGGCTTCTTGCCCATGCAAGCTGTAATGCAGCAGACTCCTCCTCGAGCCTTCACCACTGAGCTCTCCACCAGCGCTCCCAACACGTCGAAATTTTCGACTCGATACCACGGCATGCACACTGAGACCAACGCCAGCGCTGAACATCTCGCTCCAGAGGAAAACTGCGCTCTTTGGCTTACCAATCTCCCTCCTGGAGTGACTATTCATCAGCTTCTCAAGGGTATTCGTAACGTCGGCCGTGTTTGGTGCAGCTACATCAACTATCCCGACTACGTCACTCACCAAACGGCTGCCGCCAAAGTGGTCTTCTTCACTCCAGAAGCTGCCCAACAGCTGCTCAGTGTCTCTTGGACCCGAGGTCTCTTTGTTCAGGGTTACCGCGTCAAGGTTTCCCACAACCGAATCAAGTACGGCAGCCACGCCATTGCTGGCAAAATGTCCCgcgtcctcatcatcaccggCCATGCCGAGTTTGTCAACGAGGCTACCCTCACCAAGTTCTTCAAGGACCGCTTCATTTTCCAGCTCGACGAAGTCACTGAGCTCATCAAGGCTGGAGGACGAGCCGTTATGGAGTTCAAATTTGGCAGCTATCGCTGCCAGTCTCAGATGGGAAAGATGTCTCTGGAGAAAGATCGCCCCCGTGGTCTTGAGAAGGTTGAGTTTGGAGACGACCCTTGCGAAGTTGGCGACACCATGTCGTCGTACGGAATCGCTGCGGAGAGAATTCAAGGCAGAGGTCTTTAA
- a CDS encoding uncharacterized protein (EggNog:ENOG41) produces MQHHAPYGYPTPPASPAYDDPKCNVQQPFATRTFQPRCVPLAPEQRIGRLLEGKLQLTDILGTGAYGVVYTALDINTGVRYAVKCLSKYNADGTPLERRQIAYQQREIRLHYHASAHPNVVSMLKIVDDPDCIYVILEYCPEGDLFLNITERGQYVGKDELSKKVFLQILDAVEHCHNLGIYHRDLKPENILVTDNGETVKLADFGLATSEDRSEDYGCGSTFYMSPECLDPSARKPYYMCAPNDVWSLGVILVNLTCGRNPWKQASFQDSTYRAYARSQDFLKTILPLTDELNDILGRIFNPNPEHRVTLSELRNRIIACSQFTVPAVAPMNVPTPTSTQDQYVSNEDAIVNDFCESLSSASATSDEGSLISSVSTLDDLDNDEEDDDFMSDQQDLPQEYIQTYEPEELCEQQPMFHGQEFIPQQYTGPVLHAPIVPVPVVEAPMSHMPCQQVPVPIQAPIPVQPACTPKSFFHLWEVVKYVQQVPMMQHPAPFHQQVSFLSSLHSCY; encoded by the exons ATGCAGCACCATGCCCCGTATGGATATCCCACTCCCCCGGCCTCTCCCGCGTACGACGACCCCAAGTGCAACGTCCAACAGCCCTTTGCGACACGCACTTTCCAGCCCCGATGTGTACCCCTTGCCCCAGAACAGCGTATAGGACGACTTCTTGAGGGTAAGCTCCAGCTCACTGACATTCTTGGTACCGGCGCATATGGTGTCGTTTACACTGCCTTGGATATCAACACTGGAGTTCGGTATGCTGTAAAGTGCCTGAGCAAGTACAATGCCGATGGAACACCACTGGAACGCCGCCAGATTGCCTACCAACAGCGAGAGATTCGCTTGCACTACCACGCATCGGCGCACCCAAATGTGGTGTCCATGCTGAAGATTGTGGACGATCCTGACTGTATCTATGTTATTCTCGAGTACTGCCCAGAGGGTGACCTCTTTTTGAATATCACAGAGCGCGGTCAGTACGTTGGTAAGGATGAACTCTCTAAGAAGGTGTTCCTTCAGATCTTGGATGCCGTTGAGCACTGCCACAACTTGGGTATCTATCACCGGGACCTCAAGCCTGAGAACATCCTTGTCACCGACAATGGAGAGACCGTCAAGCTCGCCGACTTTGGACTGGCCACCAGTGAAGACCGCTCCGAGGACTACGGATGTGGCTCAACCTTTTACATGAGCCCAG AGTGCTTGGACCCTTCCGCAAGGAAACCATACTACATGTGTGCTCCCAATGATGTCTGGAGTCTGGGAGTGATCCTAGTTAACCTCACTTGCGGACGCAACCCATGGAAGCAGGCTTCCTTCCAAGACTCTACCTACCGAGCTTATGCTCGCTCTCAGGATTTCCTCAAGACTATCCTTCCCTTGACAGATGAGCTCAATGATATCTTGGGACGCATTTTCAACCCCAACCCCGAGCACCGGGTCACTCTCTCTGAGCTACGGAACAGGATCATTGCATGCTCCCAGTTCACCGTACCAGCAGTGGCTCCCATGAACGTGCCCACACCCACCTCTACCCAAGACCAATACGTTTCCAACGAGGACGCAATTGTCAATGACTTTTGCGAATccctctcttctgcttccgcGACGTCGGATGAAGGCTCACTCATCTCCAGCGTATCAACTCTTGATGATCTTGAtaacgatgaagaggatgatgacttCATGTCAGACCAGCAAGACCTGCCTCAGGAATACATTCAAACATACGAGCCTGAGGAACTCTGTGAACAGCAACCCATGTTCCACGGCCAGGAGTTTATTCCACAACAATACACTGGCCCTGTTCTTCACGCTCCTATTGTCCCTGTTCCTGTAGTGGAAGCACCTATGTCGCACATGCCCTGCCAGCAGGTCCCGGTTCCTATACAGGCACCCATTCCTGTGCAGCCTGCTTGCACACCGAAATCCTTCTTCCACTTGTGGGAGGTGGTAAAATACGTTCAGCAGGTGCCAATGATGCAGCATCCTGCGCCTTTCCACCAACAGGTGTCTTTCTTGTCGTCGCTGCATAGCTGCTACTGA
- a CDS encoding uncharacterized protein (EggNog:ENOG41) encodes MTALALPQRALEEMARETIHDRIVGCLFGSALGDAIGLYTEFLSADTARLTYLSQKFTLCPPSEATPFRRDAHRNPNVPGEWTDDTDHAMCILLSFLHKDGKEMDPQDFASRLHVWVRMGLRALDTLPLGLGHTVGAIVRNQIYLNDPEGTARKHWQNSNYNVAPNGSIMRTHPLGLMCINKTLEETFQIAADYSVVTHVDPRCIISCAVGTALIRGLIRQEIFKEEHIDDIVGKGIAWYSAYRLRRIEKDANCKDEPELDLEELNKHVKANDLTELELDDMYKMGYTYKTFGSGIHLLRLAMRKVAASESSLSTRMSIFETLITDLIMRGGDADTNACFAGALLGAYLGYKVLPSHWRDGLKHGDWLMGKAEGLSILLGVGQGTYSGSEDKDTAPDGGRGWLTESQIERKVMMLQADMVKRGQERDRQEEAEERRAEKKRTERKREKRATWLGGIGGRG; translated from the coding sequence ATGACGGCCCTAGCTTTGCCGCAGCGTGCCCTCGAAGAAATGGCTAGGGAGACAATCCACGATCGCATTGTTGGTTGTCTCTTTGGCTCGGCTTTGGGCGACGCCATCGGCCTATATACCGAGTTCCTTTCCGCAGATACAGCTCGTCTCACATACCTATCACAAAAGTTCACTCTCTGTCCTCCATCTGAAGCCACTCCCTTTCGTCGAGACGCGCATCGGAACCCCAACGTTCCTGGAGAATGGACAGACGACACCGATCATGCAATGTGTATACTGCTCTCCTTCTTACACAAAGACGGAAAGGAAATGGACCCGCAAGACTTTGCTTCTCGCTTGCATGTCTGGGTTAGAATGGGCCTTCGCGCGTTAGATACTCTGCCTTTGGGCCTGGGTCACACCGTGGGAGCTATTGTTAGGAACCAGATATACCTCAATGATCCAGAAGGTACTGCGAGAAAACACTGGCAAAATTCTAATTACAACGTTGCGCCCAATGGAAGCATCATGAGAACACACCCACTGGGACTCATGTGTATCAACAAGACACTCGAAGAAACTTTTCAGATTGCCGCCGACTACTCTGTTGTTACGCACGTCGACCCAAGATGTATCATTTCATGTGCCGTCGGCACAGCGCTTATCAGAGGTCTTATACGGCAGGAAATATTCAAGGAGGAGCATATCGACGATATAGTTGGGAAAGGAATCGCATGGTATTCCGCATACCGACTGCGCCGAATCGAAAAAGACGCCAACTGTAAAGACGAGCCAGAGCTAGActtggaggagctgaacAAGCATGTCAAAGCCAACGACCTTACTGAGCTTGAGCTCGACGACATGTACAAGATGGGATATACATACAAGACATTTGGTTCGGGCATTCATCTGCTGCGCCTCGCCATGAGAAAGGTTGCTGCCTCGGAGAGCAGTCTTTCCACACGAATGTCTATTTTCGAGACCCTCATAACCGATCTCATCATGCgaggtggtgatgctgataCGAATGCATGCTTTGCTGGTGCTCTTCTTGGGGCATACCTTGGCTACAAAGTGCTTCCATCACATTGGAGAGATGGCCTGAAACACGGCGACTGGCTCATGGGGAAAGCAGAGGGGCTAAGTATTTTGCTAGGAGTCGGACAAGGTACATATAGCGGTTCGGAGGATAAGGATACAGCGCCTGATGGAGGCAGAGGATGGTTGACGGAGAGCCAGATTGAGAGGAAGGTGATGATGTTGCAAGCTGATATGGTCAAGAGAGGGCAAGAAAGAGatagacaagaagaagcagaagagcggcgagcagagaaaaagcgaacagagagaaagagagaaaagagagcaacGTGGCTGGGTGGCATAGGTGGACGAGGATAA
- a CDS encoding uncharacterized protein (EggNog:ENOG41~TransMembrane:1 (i258-279o)), with amino-acid sequence MAYSSKYTPRPRTDIFTSDTDINRRKLGRVVPMKVLILGLGRTGTASMRAAMKQLGYVDTYHMMNCSIENPPDALMWMDALCAKYDKKGKPFTREDWDQLLGNSQAVCDWPAIAFAKELIEAYPEAKVVLTNRDVDSWHASTMKTVYWRVTDGELRWLSNFDWAASMYYPMLKKFFDTFFEGDFPNRGKDVFRKHYEEVRNLVPKDRLLEYKVTDGWGPLCDFLGEPIPKECSFPNVNDNSDFVTRSRRRNRNQMKNVAFRYFVNLIILIITVVALYQLGVSLGLI; translated from the exons ATGGCGTATTCTTCCAAGTACACTCCTCGGCCACGTACCGACATCTTCACCAGCGACACGGATATCAACCGTCGCAAGCTCGGCCGTGTAGTCCCCATGAAAGTTCTCATCCTGGGCTTAGGACGCACCGGTACTGCCT CTATGCGAGCGGCTATGAAACAGCTCGGCTATGTCGACACATACCACATGATGAACTGTTCTATCGAAAACCCTCCCGATGCTCTCATGTGGATGGATGCTCTCTGCGCCAAATACGACAAGAAAGGCAAGCCCTTCACCCGCGAGGACTGGGATCAACTCCTCGGAAACTCTCAAGCCGTGTGCGACTGGCCAGCCATTGCTTTCGCCAAGGAACTCATCGAGGCTTATCCAGAGGCAAAGGTTGTTTTGACCAACCGCGATGTTGACTCCTGGCACGCTTCTACCATGAAAACGGTTTACTGGCGTGTTACCGACGGCGAGTTGCGCTGGCTCTCCAACTTCGACTGGGCGGCAAGCATGTACTACCCCATGCTGAAGAAGTTTTTCGATACCTTTTTCGAGGGTGACTTCCCCAACCGCGGTAAAGACGTCTTCCGAAAGCATTATGAAGAGGTCCGAAACCTGGTGCCCAAAGATCGCCTGCTGGAATACAAGGTCACAGATGGATGGGGGCCTCTATGTGACTTCCTTGGCGAACCGATCCCCAAGGAGTGCTCGTTCCCCAATGTCAATGACAACTCAGACTTTGTGACTCGGTCCCGACGCCGCAACCGCAACCAGATGAAGAATGTCGCTTTCCGATACTTTGTCAACCTCATAATCCTAATCATTACTGTGGTTGCATTGTATCAGCTGGGAGTGTCGCTTGGACTAATCTAA